In Kiritimatiellaceae bacterium, the genomic window AGTATGAGGTAAAGAAAGCCGAGATTCTTAACCGGCTTTGAAATCAGCACACCGAGGATATTCGATGAAGGCGAACCAAGAGGACGTTTCGGGTGTGAAATAAAATCTCCGAAAAGAGACTAAACTACGGAGGAAATACTATGGCCGAAGAGCTAAGGATTACCGGGTATCTTAGTGATATGTGGATGAAATACATACCATGCCCGTCTTTATGTCGCCAATGTAAGCATTTTGAAACACAAGCGACAAACTGGCCTTTTCATTGTCATGGTAATTTGTCCAGCATGGCTTCGTATAAAGCGAAGTCTACCGGCGGTACTTATGACGACTGCACTAGGTTTGAAGAAAAATAAGCGATTTTACCGAAAGGAAACGGCAAAGGTAAGCATATCCCTGCTTTGTGTGTCAAAACGCGCGAGGCAGGGTTAATGCCTGCTGGCGTGCGCAGGGATGACGCCGTTACTCTTTGAGTGAATCTTGTTTTTGCCAGGCCGCAAAAGTAGTTCTGATTTGTTGATCTTGCTCGACTATACGCCGAATAAAAATTTCCAGTTCAGTATTCTTATTTGAATACAGATTAAGGACAGTTTTGAGGTCGAGACCTGCAAACCTCGTTTTCCCAGCAAATGCTGTTGGATTGTACCAGCCAAGCCAGTTGCCATTTTTTCTGAATTCAGAATTAATTTCCTTTAACGCTTGGAAATAATGATCTGCCGTTTCAGATCCACTTTTGTTCGCCTCCCCCTCAAACAATCTATACCCAATAAAAAAACCATCACTGTCTTCGTCGGCTTCGAACCGAATAGAAAAATTAGCGGCGAGTTGGACTGGCTCTTTTGAAAACGCTTTATCAAATAATCTCCAGAAATTTTCTTCTGTCTTCTTTCTAATAGAATCTAATGTGTTTTGTGCCGCATTAATCGCAACGCTGTATTCAGGATTCTCTATTAATAGTTTTTCAATATCTTCCATCATGTATTCCTTCGTTGTCTGGTTGGTTAAATGGCGAATTAGTTCGATGTATTGCGTCAAAGCTTCCCGTACAACGGGGTGCGTAACGGCCTCTTTTCTGCAGTTTTCCAGCCATTGAAAAATCTCTTTCTTATACGACATCAGTTTAAACGAAAAATCGTTTCCTCCGGTACTTTCCGAAGATGGCTCAGTTCCGTGCAATGTCAAATATACTAAGATCGCTTGATTATCTTCTCCATGGTAGCGCAAAAGTTGGTTGGGCTGGTCTCCAGCATAGATCTTATTTTCGATGAAAATGCGGCGGTGATTTTTATCTTCCAAAAACAGGTCGATCCTGCCGCCGCGAGTGTTTGTTTTGTTGATCGGCCCAATGGGCTTCTCCGCTATCACGGTTGCAGATGGACTGTCAAAGCCAGCGGCCTGCTCATTCTTATCCGAAAGATAGCTAAGGAATAACTTTAAGAAAACAGACCCCATGCCGTGCTCTCCTTTGGGGTCAAGCAACTCCCGCAAAAACGAA contains:
- a CDS encoding PD-(D/E)XK nuclease family protein — protein: MASPNLEVLLQKIHHMIDVQEKIAAKTGENFNVFKILGMEALEVRTHSSFLRELLDPKGEHGMGSVFLKLFLSYLSDKNEQAAGFDSPSATVIAEKPIGPINKTNTRGGRIDLFLEDKNHRRIFIENKIYAGDQPNQLLRYHGEDNQAILVYLTLHGTEPSSESTGGNDFSFKLMSYKKEIFQWLENCRKEAVTHPVVREALTQYIELIRHLTNQTTKEYMMEDIEKLLIENPEYSVAINAAQNTLDSIRKKTEENFWRLFDKAFSKEPVQLAANFSIRFEADEDSDGFFIGYRLFEGEANKSGSETADHYFQALKEINSEFRKNGNWLGWYNPTAFAGKTRFAGLDLKTVLNLYSNKNTELEIFIRRIVEQDQQIRTTFAAWQKQDSLKE